From Juglans regia cultivar Chandler chromosome 8, Walnut 2.0, whole genome shotgun sequence, the proteins below share one genomic window:
- the LOC109005455 gene encoding probable E3 ubiquitin-protein ligase XBOS32 — translation MGFLSIVGNSFGCSASGERLVSAARDGDLQEAKALLDYNPRLARYSTFGVRNSPLHYSASQGHHEIVCLLLESGVDINLRNYRGQTALMQACQHGHWEVVQILVVFGANIHRADYLNGGTALHLAALNGHSQCIRLLLADYIPSIPSIWNVLRRRSDSEESILEFDDSDLCQVINKPADGGITALHMAALNGHVESVQLLLDLGASVSEVTVEDGTTIDLIGAGSTALHYAACGGNAQCCQILIARGASLTAENENGWTPLMVARSWHRSWLEEILRTEQAGQARILPTPYLSLPLMSIFKIARECGWRTGESSAACHDPCVVCLERKCTVAAEGCDHEFCTRCALYLCSTNCTSNVANGPPGSIACPLCRHGIVSFVKLPGTRPVVKEIARTSLSLSFCTCSGEGPDSSSLETPFCKPELRCSRISPLGSSFRSLSCQRFPSMRINYNFLCKGAPDICRSLVPCTVNRNLRRCSRSGFRRSASEGRRTWLSALNHYVTSGGG, via the exons ATGGGGTTTCTTAGCATAGTCGGGAATTCATTCGGATGTTCGGCATCTGGGGAGCGCTTAGTTTCAGCAGCAAGGGATGGAGACCTTCAAGAAGCCAAGGCATTATTGGATTATAATCCCCGTCTTGCGAGGTACTCAACTTTCGGTGTTCGTAATTCCCCACTCCATTACTCTGCATCTCAGGGCCACCATGAG ATAGTCTGTCTCTTACTCGAGTCTGGAGTTGATATTAATCTCAGAAACTATCGTGGTCAG ACTGCTTTGATGCAAGCTTGCCAGCACGGTCATTGGGAAGTCGTTCAGATTCTGGTTGTTTTTGGAGCCAAT ATTCACAGAGCGGATTATCTGAATGGGGGTACTGCCCTCCACTTAGCTGCTTTGAATGGTCATTCGCAGTGCATTCGTCTCCTCCTTGCAGATTACATACCTAGTATCCCCAGTATCTGGAATGTATTAAGGAGAAGATCAGACAGTGAAGAATCAATCTTAGAATTTGATGACAG TGATCTCTGTCAGGTAATTAATAAGCCTGCTGATGGAGGCATCACTGCTCTCCACATGGCAGCACTGAACGGGCATGTCGAGAGCGTGCAATTGCTCTTGGACTTGGGGGCTTCTGTTTCTGAGGTCACTGTGGAGGATGGAACCACAATCGATCTAATAG GTGCTGGAAGCACAGCTCTGCATTATGCTGCATGCGGGGGAAATGCACAATGTTGTCAA ATTTTAATTGCCAGGGGTGCCAGTCTGACTGCTGAAAATGAGAATGG ATGGACTCCCTTGATGGTTGCTCGTTCATGGCATAGAAGTTGGCTTGAGGAAATTCTTAGAACCGAGCAGGCAGGGCAGGCACGAATTCTTCCTACACCCTATCTGTCACTTCCCCTTATGAGCATTTTCAAAATTGCTAG AGAATGTGGATGGAGGACAGGTGAATCTTCAGCCGCATGTCATGATCCATGTGTCGTCTGTTTGGAAAGAAAGTGCACAGTAGCTGCAGAAG GTTGTGATCATGAGTTCTGCACACGGTGTGCCTTGTACCTTTGTTCCACAAACTGCACCTCAAATGTTGCTAATGGTCCCCCAGGCTCGATAGCATGTCCTCTATGCCGGCATGGCATAGTTTCATTTGTCAAGCTTCCTGGAACAAGACCAGTTGTTAAGGAGATTGCGAGAACAAGTTTGTCCCTATCATTTTGCACGTGTTCTGGCGAAGGACCAGACTCATCTTCACTAGAGACCCCATTTTGCAAGCCCGAGCTACGTTGCTCCAGAATTTCCCCTCTAGGATCTTCTTTCCGCTCCCTGAGCTGCCAAAGGTTCCCATCCATGAGAATTAACTATAACTTTCTTTGCAAGGGAGCTCCAGATATTTGTCGTTCTTTAGTTCCCTGCACTGTAAATCGAAACTTGCGGAGGTGTTCAAGATCAGGCTTTAGGCGGTCGGCTTCTGAGGGCAGAAGAACATGGCTCTCTGCTCTAAATCACTATGTAACTTCTGGTGGTggatga
- the LOC109022346 gene encoding VAN3-binding protein, producing the protein MDTNFNPTPSDAHPESMDFLSLAWCNFAVQTIQPELEDRSVIILDNSIKQIESYARAPIMKIDKSVKMDDADFKSLPPWNSNDVKSWIWMQQAMHPELNYNSYFQKKWLPWKIVPFKNVSIRKWLKEIKARRKEEGRLQRAEVHAAISVAGVAAALAAIAEENSKKEGPSTGKEAAVASAAALVAAQCAKVAEAMGAKREQLSSVIASAVSGTNASDILTLTASAATSLKGAATLEARSECKKRLNGSAPVLPIVEKNDLDFNYEKYRALLAKGAELSVETPEGKYSVKTVSVILNSQAKVILKTRRHNLWKSKKESIVLDLHAELYEDSETEESSTCYLIVLTTSRGTFKLDMADDYQRYKTWATTINHMLMLSTSFTKYELQFYKN; encoded by the exons ATGGATACAAATTTCAATCCAACACCTTCAGATGCACATCCCGAGAGCATGGATTTTCTGTCACTTGCTTGGTGCAACTTTGCAGTTCAAACTATCCAACCGGAGCTAGAAGATCGATCAGTCATTATCCTTGATAATTCAATCAAGCAAATTGAGAGCTATGCCCGAGCTCCTATCATG AAGATAGACAAGAGCGTTAAGATGGACGATGCAGATTTCAAGTCTCTACCACCATGGAATTCCAATGATGTGAAG TCATGGATATGGATGCAGCAAGCAATGCACCCCGAATTGAACTACAACAgctattttcaaaagaaatgg TTGCCATGGAAAATAGTTCCATTCAAAAATGTCTCGATCAGGAAATGGTTGAAAGAAATTAAAGCAAGGCGCAAAGAAGAAGGGAGGCTACAGAGAGCTGAAGTGCATGCAGCAATATCAGTGGCGGGCGTGGCAGCAGCACTTGCCGCCATTGCGGAGGAAAACTCTAAGAAGGAGGGGCCAAGCACGGGGAAGGAAGCCGCCGTGGCCTCTGCGGCTGCTTTGGTTGCGGCCCAGTGTGCGAAAGTGGCGGAAGCAATGGGGGCAAAGAGGGAACAGCTCAGCAGCGTGATAGCTTCAGCCGTGAGTGGTACAAATGCAAGCGACATCTTGACGCTCACAGCTTCAGCTGCAACAT CATTAAAAGGAGCTGCTACACTCGAAGCAAGATCAGAATGCAAGAAAAGATTAAATGGGAGCGCACCTGTGCTGCCCATTGTGGAGAAGAACGATTTAGACTTCAATTATGAAAAGTATAGGGCACTCCTCGCAAAGGGTGCAGAGCTCAGTGTGGAAACACCAGAAG GGAAGTACTCGGTGAAAACAGTGTCAGTCATCCTCAACAGCCAGGCCAAG GTTATTCTGAAAACAAGGAGGCACAATCTCtggaaaagtaaaaaagaaa GTATTGTGCTGGACCTGCATGCTGAGCTGTATGAAGATTCAGAAACCGAGGAGAGCAGTACATGTTATCTGATTGTGTTAACAACGAGCAGGGGGACATTCAAGCTAGACATGGCGGATGATTATCAGCGTTACAAGACTTGGGCTACGACCATCAATCATATGCTGATGCTCTCTACTTCATTCACAAAATACGAGCTTcagttttacaaaaattaa